GTGTTAAGTCATGACCGCACACGGTTATCGCTGGGCTCGGAGTTCCGTCAATCACTCAAAACGGATCGAGAGGAGTTGCCTCAGGTGGCCGACACGGCTTCAGAAGCGTACTCGGACGAGCCGTACCGACAGAAGATCCGACTGATGAGCGAACGACTCGATCGGATCGGTGACGTTCGTCCCGGCGGCTACCCCGACGCCGATGCCTTCGCCGAGGACCTCGCAATCCTGGCCGAGAGCGTCCGGAACAACGGTGGCGAGTCGATCGTCGAGTCCCACCTCGCTCCACTCCAACGGCAGGTCGACACGTTCGATTTCACGCTCGCGAGCTTGGATCTTCGGGATCACCGCGAGAACCACACCGCGACCGTGTCCGAAATGCTCCAACGCGAGGGGATCGAGTACGAAACCCTCAGCGAATCCGAACGCGTCGAACTGCTCACCGATGCGATCACTCAAACGCAGTCGGTGATCGATCTCACCGACACCGCGGAGCTGTCGGAAACGGCAGCACGCGTCTGTGAGCGGTTCGTTCGGCTCGCCGACTGGCAAGCCGAATACGGAAGCCACGCGATCGATACGTACTGTATCAGCATGACTGAACAGCCAAGCCACGTGCTCGAAGTGCTGTTTTTAGCGGATCAAGCCGACGTCGTCTCGTTGCCAGACTACGCCGGTATCGACGTGGTTCCGCTACTCGAAACGAAGCATGCGCTTTCGAACGCTCGTGAGATCATGGGAACTCTCTTCGAGAACGAGGCATACGCGCGGGCGCTCTCACTGCGGGGAGACACCCAAGAGATCATGCTGGGCTACTCCGATTCCAACAAGGAAAACGGCTTTCTCGCCGCGAACTGGGCGCTGTATCGCAACCAACGCCGCCTCGGCCACATCACCGAGGAGTTCGACGTGGATCTGCGCCTGTTCCACGGTCGAGGAGGTTCGATCTCACGAGGGGGCGGGCCGATGAACGAAGCACTCCTCGCACTCCCACCGGAAACGGTGACTGGTGAGGTCAAATTCACCGAACAAGGTGAAGCGATCGCAGAGAAATACGCCAACCCTCGGATCGCGGAACGTAATCTCGAACAGATGCTTACCGCACAGCTCCGCGCCCGATTGGAGGCCATACAAGCGTCCAAAGCACCGATCGAATCCCACTGGGTGGACGCGATGGAAACGATGGCCGATGCCGCGCGCGAAGCCTATCAGGATCTCCTCACGACCGACGGGTTCGTCTCGTATTTCGAGCAGGCAACGCCGATTACGGTGATCGAGACGCTCAATCTTGGGTCACGACCGGCCTCGCGCTCGGACGAGCGCTCCGTTGAAGACCTTCGGGCGATCCCGTGGGTGTTCTCCTGGACCCAGTCGCGGTGTATACTACCGGGTTGGTATGGGTTAGCTGCTGGGATCGAGGCGTACCTCGAGAACGGTACTGTCGAAACGCTACAGGAGATGTACGAGCAGTGGCCGTTCTTCCGAACGACGCTCGATAACGCCGCACTCGCGATCGCACGAACAGATATGGAAATCGCTGCCGAGTACGCCACGCTCGCCGACGACGAACTCCGTGATCGAATCTTCCCCCGATTGTCTGATGAGCACGAACGCGCCCGAGAACTCGTCTTAGCGATCACGGATCGCGAACACCTCATCGACCGCGAGTGGTTACGAAAAAGCCTCGAACGACGCAATCCATACGTCGACCCACTCAATCTTCTACAAGTCCAGCTCCTCGGAACAGACGCAGACGATCGTTCGCCTGAAGAGGAACGTGCGCTCCGACTCACGGTGAATGGGATCGCTGCCGGTATGAAAAACACCGGGTAGCGCACCGAAACGAATCGTACCCACCTAACTCTGTACGTCCCACGACTTGCCTATGCGTACTCTGTTGTGGTACTGATCAGTACGGATTACAATGGTAACTATGTAATAGCTACCGCTGGGAGATGAAAACGAGAACGTGTTTTATCGCCCACGCCATTGTGGGTAGTTACCAAATCTCAGGAAAGAGCACGCTAATCACACATAATTGATTGTATGCACTTGCTACTGTTTGACGCACGAAAACGTCAGGGATCGTACCAGGCATCTCCCAGTAGTCATGCGAATCGAATCATCATGTACCACGTCTATCCCTCAATATAAATTTAATACTATATATTAGAGAATATATCGTCATTACGTAGCGTTCTATCGTTTCTAACTACACAAAATAACAATTATAAATCAGCTAATCTACACAGTTGTCAGACCGAATCGTGTTGATGGCTGGTCGATTGTTCGCCGCTCGATGCTATCGGTGTATAATACAAATCGTTTTATTATTTTCGGAGCGACATCAGTCGTGAACGAGCACGTCAAGCACATCCGGGCCAGAATTGGAAAGAGCCATCTCAAGTGTCGGACGAATGTCCTCGGGAGTTTCGACGCGGTGTGCACACGCTCCATGGCTTTCCGCGTTTTTGACGAGGTCGACAGGCGGGTCGAAATCCATGCCAACGAAGGTGTGATCCGCATCGTCGCCACCGAAGATGGCGTTCGTGTTGTCCTTGAGGATGCGGTAATTCCGGTTATCGGGGATCACAACCGTGAGATCCAGATCGTATCGAGCAGCGGTGTACAACGCGTGTGGATAATACAGATACGATCCATCACCCACGTATCCAACCACGTTGCGTGGGTTCGCTCGTTCGCTCTCGGCAAACGCCGCGCCGAGCGATGCTGGGAGTCCGTAGCCCAATCCACCGCCCTTGTTCGAAAGGAGCTGTCGTCGTTCGAGTGGCCACCGGGTCAACAATGGGTATTTGGCAGTGACGCCTTCGTCGACGATGAAACAGTCGGGAGCGACTGTATACAGCGCATCGACGAGATCAGCCTTAGAAGCTCGGGTTTCCTCAGGCGGTGTTTCGTCTTTACCCATGGATTCGATCATCCCCGATAGCGACTGTTTCAGTGCCCGTACGGATTCGAGTCGTTGACTGTGTGTTTCCGAGGAAAGACGATCTCGAACGCGCGTCGTGAGATCGTCCATGACGAGACCGGGATCTCCAATGACGGCGATGTCGGCAGGATTGCGCTTTCCGATCTCCCGGGGGGCGTCGGTAATAGCGACACAAGTGGTCGTGTCTCCCACGAGATCGGTTTCGTGGCGCAACAGCGTGGTGTTGGTCGAACAGCCCACGAAGACGATGGTGTCGGTGTCCATGAGCATCGACGCGATGCCTTCGTTCGGTGGGATATGAGAGATCCACTGTTCGTGATCACCGGGGAAATTCACCTCACAAGCGAGGATTTCTCCGTGAACGCGCGCGCCGCTCGCTTCGGCTAGCGCCACAGCTGCATCGACGGCACCGGCGCGGGCGACGTGGTCACCGACAATCAACACCGGATCGTCAGCTTCGATGAGTGCGTCAGCTGCCGCGGCGATTTGCGTTGGGTCCCCCCGTCCGGCGTTCGGGATCGCGCCGAGCCGTTGGGAGGTTTCATCGGTTTCGGTAAGCATCACGTCCATCGGTAATCCGAGAAAAACCGGTCCCGTCGGGGGGGTAAGCGCGGTCCGGAACGCCCGTCTGAGCAACAACGGAAGGGCACTCACGTCCGTTACTTCCGCGCTGAACTTCGTGAACTGCTCGACCATCGCCTTGAGATCGCCTGACAGCAGTGGCTCCTCGTGGCGGAAATCCAATTCGTGATTACCAGCAGTGAGAACGACGGGCGCACCTGCCCAATGAGCCGCATACAAGTTTCCCAGACCGTGAGCGACGCCCGGTGTGATGTGCAGATTAACGACACCGACCGGTGGCTGGCTATCGGCGTCGTCACTGTGGTGATGATAGCGGCGCGTGCTCGCGTAGCCGGCAGCCATTCCGACGGCGATGTCCTCGTGGAGACCGAGGACGTATTCGAGATCGCTCTCCGCGATGGCGTTCAAAACTGGCAGTTCGGTAGTACCCGGATTGCCAAAGACGCGCGAAACGCCGTACTCCTCGAGCGTATCCACGAATAGCTCTGCGCCAGTGGACGAGTCACTCATACGCGGTTCCTCCGATCGTTCGGGAACGGTTGTTTGTTCATCGTTGGTCAGATACTCACGGAGCGAGCGCAGCCAAGGTCGTATCGATATCGTTCGGCTCGGCTGCCCGAGGGAACGAGACGGAAAGCGCATCGACGCCGTCGATCGCCGTGAACCGTTCGAGTTGATCGCGAGCCTGTTCGGGCGTGCCAGCGACAGCGAGTTGTTCTACCAACGCTTCAGGAATCGCATCCATTGCTCCCTCACGATCGTCAGCGTTCCACCGCTCGTAAATCTCGTTGGCAGCCGTGTCGTACCCCTGTTGGGCGATCGTATCACGGTAAAACGTTCCCATGCCACCGATGTAAAACGCGAGGTGTTGTTTGACGAGTGCTCTCGCTCGGTGTTCATCCTCGGTCGCACAGCAGGTCAACGACAGCGTCGTTCGTAGCTCGGCTGGATCACGATCGGCGAGTTCTGCGCCACGCCGGAGATCGTCCAGTCGGCTTTCTACGCCCTGTGGCGTGAGCATGATCGCGTGCCAGCCATCGGCGAATCGACCGGCGAGTTCCACCGCCTTGGGTCCCATTCCGGCTGCATCGATCGACGGTCGTGGGTCGGGTGACTCACACCGGAGTCGAAATCCGGACAGTTCGAACTGTTCGCCGTCGTAGGTCACTGTTTCGTCCGACAGCACGCGCTTGACGATCTCGATCGTCTCCCGCGTCCGACGGAGTGGGCGATCGAAGGAAGCGCCATGCCAGTTCTCGATGACGATCGGCCCGCTAGGACCGAGACCCAGACGGAATCGTCCGTCGGATACCTCCTGTAGCGTGGCCGCCGTTTGACCGATGAGCGCGGGTGAACGGGAGTACACCGGCATGATCGACGCACCGATGCCGACGGTGTCGGTCCGCTCGGCAAGGGTGGTAAGTAACGTTACCACATCACGTCCCCACGTCTCCGGCATCCATACGCGATCGTACCCCAGAGACTCGGCACGCGTCGCCTGATCGCTGAGGACGTCTACGCTGGGTTGTGAAGCGACAGGAAGCGAGACGTCGATACGGGTCATACGTCAGGTGATTCCATGATATCGGGAACGCCACGAACCGTGATGGTTTCGCCGGTGATGTAGGATGACGCTGGAGAGGCAAGGAATTGGACGGTGTCAGCAATCTCCTCGCTCAGTCCGATCCGACGATCGACGGTCTCTCGGTCGATCTCATCGGCAGTCACCCCCATCTGAGACTCGACGCCGGGTGTCGCAACGAATCCCGGTGCGACGCAGTTTACCCGCACGTCGTCACTCGCCCACTCGAACGCCAGCGTCCGAGTGAGATTGACGACCGCAGCCTTCGCTGCTGCGTAGTGGCTCATGTACGGCGCGCCCTCGGTCCCGGCAACGCTAGCGAAGTTGATGATGTTACCGTGACCCTGCTCGCGCATTTCCTCACCAGCGACCTGGGTACAGTGGTATGTGCCGTGAAGATTGATATCGACGATCGTTTTCCAGCCGTTCTCGGAAATTCCTTCGAAGTTCGCCATGAAGCTCGCACCCGCATTGTTCACGAGCACGTCAACACTACCGAACTCCTCGACAGTCGCCTCTATCAACGCTTCGACAGCATCGCGCTCTCGGACGTCACACTCCATGGCGAGCGCCTCGCCCGGACCGTCGATCCCCGCTACCACCTCATCTATCTTCTCTTGGGTCCGCGACGAGACGACCACGTTCGCACCACTGGCCGCGAAGCGTTCCGCAGTAACTTTCCCGATTCCTTGCGAAGAGCCGGTGATAACGACGGTTTTTCCGTCGACACTGAACTGATCGGTTTTCATGTTCCTGTCACCATATTCATCGTTGTTCTCCATTGTTCGTTAAGAAAGACAGTATATAAACAACAGTGATTCCGGTACCGACCGCCGGTTTCGTCACCCCACTTTTTCCGCTCGGGTAGCTGCGCTACCCTCCGCAAAAAAGGCGGGACGCCAGCCTTATTCTCGTGCTCCGGGATGTGTCGGTAATGGCGTCATGTGAGCGAACCGTTCCGATCCACCGGATCGAATACGATGTCAACTGGCCACCCGAACACGTAGCCAGCTATCTGATCGGTTGTGAACAGCCGGTGTTAGTCGACGCTGGGATGCCGGGAGCAGACGGACGGAAACGACTGTGTGAGACACTCGCTACCCACGGGTATGATCTCAACGACATCGAACATCTCATCGTCACCCACCCCCACATCGATCACATCGGACAGATATCCGAAATCGTCGATGCGGCCTCACCCACAGTGTACGCACCGGTTGGTGTCCAAACGCGGTTCGAACGGAATCTCGAAGGACTCGAAACCACGGTTCGGGAGAACGCGCGTACCGCAGGGTTCTCGGAGGCAGAACGTGATGTTCTGGTCGACAAAGCCGTCGAATCGCTCCGACGCAACCGGGAGCTGTTGGCTCCGGAGGTCGTCGACGTGTGGGTTGATGGCGGTGACATCGTCGAGATCGGTGAAGCGGTCGTCGACGTGCTCCACACACCGGGCCACCAAGCGGATCACTGCTGTTACCGTCTCGAACTGAACGGTGAGGACGTACTCATCTCCGGTGATATGGTCATCGAACCGTTCCGACCGGTGATTCTCCACGCAGGGTTGGATCAAGGCGTCGAGCGGGCAGTCGAGGGGTTCTATACGGCACTCGATCGGATCAGTGCGCTCGACATCGATCGGGTGTACCCCGGGCACGGCCCAGTTCACACGGATTTCGAAGCCACACTCGAACGCGACCGGAACAGCCTCGACCGAACGCTCGAAAAAGCCGTGGACACGGTGGGTGAAGGACACGGTGATGGATCTGAAACACCGATGACGGCAGCGGACGTCGCTACAGAACGCACCGGGAGTCGTGACACCACCTACATCGCCGTGGAGGTGGTGGCAGCGCTTTCGTACCTCCGCTCAACGGGACAGATCCGAGCCACCGAGAGGGACGGCATGAGACACTACGTTCCAGAGTGATCCGAAAAGGACGTGATACCGTCACACGAAATATCATACGATCACCAACGATGACCGAATACGATGGGGTGTTCTTCGACATCGGCGGGGTTATCCTTGATCTCACGTCAGTAAAGGACGGTCACGTCGACTTTCTAACCCGACTGGCCGAACAGGAAGGCGTCGAAAACGTGGAGACGTTCATCGAGGAGTGGCGCTCGACGTTGGGAACGTACTTCCGAGAACGGAATGGCACTGAATATCGTCGGGCGAAGACGGGCTATCAGCACGCTGTCGACACGGCAATCGGATACGAGCTACCCGAACCGAAGTGGATGCCGGCGTTCGAAGCGGCGAGTACAACGTGTTTAGAGCCGAACCCCGCCGCAGCCGAGACGATCCGAACGCTTGATCGCGCGGGACTGTATCTCGGGGTGATCTCCGATATTGATACCTGGGAAGCGGAGTCGATGCTCGCACAGTTCGACACCGCAGATCGGTTCGATCACATCACCACTTCCGAAGAGGTCGGCCGGACCAAACCCGATCGGGCGATCTTCGAAACAGCAATCGAGAAGGCACCCATCGAGCCCGAGCAGTGTCTGTACGTGGGCGATCGCTACGAGCACGACATGAAAGGCGGCAGCCAGATCGGGTTGGTTACAGTTGCCTACGGCGGCAGTGCCACAGAACACGCCGACAGTGCTGCTGTCGATCACGTGATCGATGACCTCGGTGAGCTGTGTGATCTCGTCGGCCTCTAAGGGAGTATAGACGGGCTGGGTGGATAGTTCCCCCGATATTCCGGGTCGAAGGTATATACGTCTCGCAAGTAGTATCGTGTGCTATGAGGTACATTACCTTCGTCATCATCCCTCCGAATGGCGGATTGACCGACACCGATCGGGCGTTCGGGACCGCGCCGAACATCACGCGCCGGTCGATCCAACACATCAATCTACTCGCGGACGAAACAGCTGTAGTCATCTTCGAGTTGGATGGAGAGATCGGCGCAGTCGAAGCGATCCTCGACACCGAACCCGAAGTACTAGAATACAATATCACTGAAACGCGGGAGAGCCACCACGTGTACATCCACTTGGAAACGAACGAAATCATCTCGGAGTTGCTCACCATCCCGAACGAGTACGAGCTCGTCGTCGATACGCCGATGGTGTACACTCACCGCGGTGGACTTCGGGTGACGATCATCGGTGAGGAAACGGTGTTTCGGGAAGCGATGCCAGAGATTCCCGCTTCGCTTCGGTTCAAGCTCGAACAACTCGGAGAGTACGAACCGACCACCGAGCGGTTGTTCTCGTTACTCACGGACCGCCAACAGGAGATCCTGATGGAAGCCATTCGGCAGGGGTATTATGAAGTTCCTCGACAGGTCACCCACCAAGACGTTGCCGAATCGCTCGACTGTTCGGGTGGAACTGTCGGAGAACACCTCCGAAAGATCGAAGCGAAACTCCTCAACGAGATTACGCCCTGATCTCGACTTAATACCACGGGTATCAAAGGCAGTGGGATTAGGTGTTCTGATTCGGTACGAACAGTCACAATGGTCGATAAAAACGACCTCAGACAGCAGCTCACCGACGCCTTCGAAGACGCTGACTACCCAGTTAACAGTCCCATGGATCTCGTTCCGGCGCTGCCGAACGGTCCCGCCACGACGTTCGAATCCGATGGTGTAAGCTTCACTGCGATGGAACTCAACGCACAGGCAGGGAGCAAACAATCGTTCCCTTACGACAGCGTCGACACGCTCGTCAACGACATCATGGACGGTCTCGAAGACGAAGGCTATCTGGACGAGGCCTGACGGTACATCCACAGTAGGTCCGACCACGGCTACAACGACGGTCGGCTATCGTTTGAAATTCACCGACTGCGAGTCATGGGTGAGATCGCTGTCTCGAAGTTGCTGTCAGCCTCGTCCTCCTCATGGAGATTTCACAGCTGACAGCTGTACCCAAAACCACATTGTTTCCTCAAGCACTTGCTATCCGGATTCGACGTGTCACCGATACCGATGAATTCCGGTTCGTGACGACTAGCGCTCTGTCTCAGTCGCTCGGAGGCTGAGCGACCCCGGTACCGATTCGATAGCAGCGACCGGTTGGGCTAGAACCGCTCGTCAGCGAACTCCGCGTCGATACTGGACGCCACCTCAGTGAGCTGGACAGCAGCATCGGAGTACTGGAGCACTTTCTGCATGTCACCGTCCAGCTCGAAGTCTCCACCCATCAGGCCGTCAATGACGCCCAGTTCCTGACGCAACAAGGCCTTCCACGTGTCGGTGTCCGCACTCAGATAAAACCCGTTTTCGACCTCGTCCTTACTTTCGATGAGATAACACTCAGAACAGTTGCCGTCTTCGAGGGCTATGTACGCCTGTCCGACGTATCCTCGATCACTGGTTTCTGTAACGTACGTTCCGAGTTCGTCTTGGAGATACTCCGGCATCGCGTCGACGTCCATCTCGTCGATCGGCATGTCAGTCATCTCAAAGATGAAGTCACCGTCGAAATCGACACCCCATCCCTCGCTCACGTCTTGATATTCCTCGTCTTCGTCGACACGCGTTCCGTACTCGATAAACCATGCTTGGCTCGGAAAGAGCATCGGGTCTGGATCGTAATCCACATCGACCATTGCGTCCGACAGGAACCTCGCGGCTGGTATAAATCTATCTCGGGATATGGACGTCGGTTTAAAACCCCTCATGGATGAAGCCCGATCGACCGCGAGCGCGGGCAAACCAGACGGCCACGGTTGGGGACACCCGTCCCGACCGGTCGGTATAAGCGACCGCGTATTCGGCAGGGAAAGTATTAGTCAGTCATCCCCCAATCGTTCGCCGTAATGGATTTCGGATTCGACGACAAGACAGCCCTCGTGACGGGCGGTGCTGGACGGATCGGGAGTGAAGACTGTCACGTGCTCGCAGAGGAGGGCGCAGAGGTAGTCGTCCTCGACGTGAAAGAGGATGCCGCCCAAGACGTGGCAGACGAGATCGAAGAAGACGGCGGGACAGCTCACGCGGTCGAGTGTGACCTCACCAATAGAGAAGAAGTAAGCGCGACTGTCGATGCGCTCCGCGAGGAAACCGGTGGTATCGACATCCTCATCAACAATGCAGGGATGGTCGACGCCCGTGCTCGAATGGAGGATTTCGATGACGACACTTGGGACCGGGACATGTCGATCAACATCACCGGCACGTACAACATCACTCATGAGGTGTTCCCGGGGATGTGTGAACGTGAATGGGGACGGATCATCAATATGTCCTCGATCACAGGTATACAGGGTGGGTTCGGCCAAGCGTCGTATGCCACGACGAAGGCGGCGCTGATCGGCTTTGGCAAAACGCTCGCGCTCGAAGGCGCACAGAGCGGCGTCACCTGCAACGTGGTGGCACCGAACATCGTCGTCGGCGCACTCGCTGATCTTCCCATCGAACAGCTCGAACAGGTCGATGAGCATTTCGCCCGCATCGCAAAGGCAACACCGATGCGAACGCTCGGTAAGGAAGAAGACGTATCGAACCTCATCGCCTTCTTGTGCAGCGAACAGGCCGAATACATCACCGGACAGGTCGTCGGCGTTACCGGTGGTGTCGATCTGTTCAGCTTCTGAACGAGTCGATTCAGGTCAGCCCCCGTTCTCGTAGCTTTTGACCGGTAGATGGCAGAGTGCAGGATCGTTTCGACGACCACCAAAACAACGTATATAAACACCCTCCTATCCGATGAGACAGATCCATTCTGGTTTCGGTGGTACAGTGAGACACGACGATGGTAGACGACGAACTCATTCAACGGATCGAAACCTCATTCGAGAAAGACGACGACGAACTCGAATCGGAACTTCCGGGGCTCCTCGCGGATATCGAGGGAAAATCGGACGAGTTGGTGCGCCAACAGCCCGAAATCGTCTCGAAGATCCTGAACCGCATGAGCGAGATGGATATCGCGTCGTTCGTCTCTGAGAACCCCGAAACCGCCGACCAGTTCCAGGATCTGCTCTGGTCGGGTGTGCGTATCGTCGCGGAGGGCAATGAGGAAGTCCAACAGCAGATCAACGAGGACATCACCGTCAACTTCGAGGCCGACGACTGTCCGATGACGGGCCACGTGGAAGTTAATGAGTCCGAATCGACCGTAACGGGCGGGGCGGGCGTACTCGACGATCCCGACATCGCGATCACCGGTCCGGCAGACGTACTCGTTGGACTCATCACCGGCAACGTCGATCCGATCCAAGGGTTCATGCAACAGCAGTATCAGATGGATGGCCCGGTTCAGAAGGGCACCCGATTGGCACCGATCATGAACACGCTGTCCGAACAGGCTCAAGTCGATCAGTGAGATGCGCCTAACTGACGAACAAAAGGCGTTTCGGGCCGATCTCCGGGGGTACTTGCAGGAGAACGTCGATCCGGTGGTCGACGAATTGGACCGAAACGGACCGATGGATCGTGATACGTTGATGGGCTTTATCACCGACCTACGGGAGCTAGGTATCGGGTTCGATCCCGAGATAGCACCCGACTTTTTCGGTGACGTGTGGAAGTTCATGCTCACTGCGGAGGAGATCAGCTACGTCTGGCCCAGCTTGAACGTCGGCTTGATGATGTCGTTCCCCTCCGTATTCGTGCGTTTTGCCGCCGAAGAAACCCGTGAGGCGATGCTTCCAAAACTCGAAACCGGCGAGTGTCTCGGAAGCCTCGCAGTCACTGAACCGAGTGGCGGCAGCGACACTGCCCGCCCGCGGACGACCGCCCGCAAAGATGGCGACGAGTTCGTGATCGACGGACAGAAGACGTGGGTCGGGAACGCTCATTATGCAGACGTATGTCTGGTTGTCGCTCATGACGAATCGACGGGCGCACAGGACATGTTCCTCGTCGACCGAGAAAACGCCTCCTTCGAAACCGAGGAGCTCGACAAGCTCGGCTGGAAAGGCGTCTCGAACGCGAAGATAACGTTCGACTCGGTGCGCGTCCCGGCGGACAATCGGCTGTCGAACATTTTCAGTAACGCCATCATGGAAGGGTACGACATGAACGAGATCGTTCCGTTCCCCGAGAGCGTCACACAACTGTTCTTCGAACAGAAGCCGCTCAATGCGACGTTCTCGTTCATGCGAACCGGGATGTCGTTCATGGCAGTCGGCATCATGCAAGCCGCCATGGATGAAGCGCTTGGCTACGCGACCGAACGGGAGACGTTCGAAAAGCCAATCGCACAACACCAACTCGTCCAAGAGAAGTTATACGACATGAAAGTGGGACTCGAAACCTCTCGCCAACTGTCTCGTCGAGCGGCCGAGTTGCTCGAATCCGGTGACCCCGACGCTCGACTCATGTCGTCGCTGGCGAAAGGCTACACGTCAGAAACTAGCAAGCAAGTGGCCGACGACGCGCTTCAAGTGTTCGGAGCAGAGGGTCTCAAGCCGGAAAACCGTCTCGAACGCTACTACCGGGATGCACGGGTCATGACCATCCCCGATGGGACGACCGAAATTCAAAAGCTCATCGTCGGATCGGAACTCACCGACATGAGTGCCTACCACTGATACCGAGCCCTCCGACACGGGCGTCGATCGCCTCCCGACCGCGGTCATGAGTGTTAACCCCATGATCGAAACGACAACACGTTTGTAAACCGTACCGCCGCCAACGATCGCACAGAATTAATTGGTTTAATTTGAATTATTTTTATTATCTTCGAATTGATGGTCAAGATTTAACAGCCCCC
The sequence above is drawn from the Halocatena salina genome and encodes:
- a CDS encoding MTH865 family protein; this translates as MVDKNDLRQQLTDAFEDADYPVNSPMDLVPALPNGPATTFESDGVSFTAMELNAQAGSKQSFPYDSVDTLVNDIMDGLEDEGYLDEA
- a CDS encoding SCP2 sterol-binding domain-containing protein, encoding MVDVDYDPDPMLFPSQAWFIEYGTRVDEDEEYQDVSEGWGVDFDGDFIFEMTDMPIDEMDVDAMPEYLQDELGTYVTETSDRGYVGQAYIALEDGNCSECYLIESKDEVENGFYLSADTDTWKALLRQELGVIDGLMGGDFELDGDMQKVLQYSDAAVQLTEVASSIDAEFADERF
- a CDS encoding SDR family NAD(P)-dependent oxidoreductase; its protein translation is MDFGFDDKTALVTGGAGRIGSEDCHVLAEEGAEVVVLDVKEDAAQDVADEIEEDGGTAHAVECDLTNREEVSATVDALREETGGIDILINNAGMVDARARMEDFDDDTWDRDMSINITGTYNITHEVFPGMCEREWGRIINMSSITGIQGGFGQASYATTKAALIGFGKTLALEGAQSGVTCNVVAPNIVVGALADLPIEQLEQVDEHFARIAKATPMRTLGKEEDVSNLIAFLCSEQAEYITGQVVGVTGGVDLFSF
- a CDS encoding SCP2 sterol-binding domain-containing protein, translated to MVDDELIQRIETSFEKDDDELESELPGLLADIEGKSDELVRQQPEIVSKILNRMSEMDIASFVSENPETADQFQDLLWSGVRIVAEGNEEVQQQINEDITVNFEADDCPMTGHVEVNESESTVTGGAGVLDDPDIAITGPADVLVGLITGNVDPIQGFMQQQYQMDGPVQKGTRLAPIMNTLSEQAQVDQ
- a CDS encoding acyl-CoA dehydrogenase family protein codes for the protein MRLTDEQKAFRADLRGYLQENVDPVVDELDRNGPMDRDTLMGFITDLRELGIGFDPEIAPDFFGDVWKFMLTAEEISYVWPSLNVGLMMSFPSVFVRFAAEETREAMLPKLETGECLGSLAVTEPSGGSDTARPRTTARKDGDEFVIDGQKTWVGNAHYADVCLVVAHDESTGAQDMFLVDRENASFETEELDKLGWKGVSNAKITFDSVRVPADNRLSNIFSNAIMEGYDMNEIVPFPESVTQLFFEQKPLNATFSFMRTGMSFMAVGIMQAAMDEALGYATERETFEKPIAQHQLVQEKLYDMKVGLETSRQLSRRAAELLESGDPDARLMSSLAKGYTSETSKQVADDALQVFGAEGLKPENRLERYYRDARVMTIPDGTTEIQKLIVGSELTDMSAYH